One Mycobacteroides abscessus ATCC 19977 genomic window carries:
- a CDS encoding steroid 3-ketoacyl-CoA thiolase: MGNPVIVEATRSAIGKRGGWLAGLHPAELLGSIQRSVIARAGLDPNEVEQVIGGCVTQFGEQGGHITRQAWLHAGLPEATGATTIDCQCGSAQQANHLIAGLIYSGAIDTGIACGIESMSRVPLGANVGGTGIPRPDSWDIDMPNQFEAAERIAKRRGITRADVDGLGVRSQALAAQAWAEGRFDREITPLDAPQVDKEGNPTGETKTVNRDQGLRETTLESLGNLKPVIAEGIHTAGTSSQISDGAAAVLLMDSDKAKALGLRPRARIVSQALVGAEPYYHLDGPVQSTQRVLDRAGMKIGDIDVVEINEAFASVVLSWAAVHKPDFDRVNVNGGAIALGHPVGSTGSRLITTALHELERTDKSTALITMCAGGALSTGTIIERV; this comes from the coding sequence ATGGGTAATCCGGTCATCGTCGAAGCGACGCGCAGCGCCATCGGCAAACGCGGTGGATGGCTCGCGGGGCTGCATCCCGCCGAGCTGCTGGGCAGCATCCAAAGGTCGGTGATCGCACGCGCCGGCCTGGATCCGAATGAGGTCGAGCAGGTCATCGGCGGCTGCGTGACCCAATTCGGCGAGCAGGGCGGGCACATCACACGACAGGCATGGCTGCATGCCGGGCTGCCCGAAGCCACCGGCGCCACCACCATCGACTGCCAGTGCGGTAGCGCGCAGCAGGCCAACCATCTCATCGCCGGCCTGATCTACTCCGGCGCGATCGATACCGGCATCGCCTGCGGTATCGAGTCCATGAGCCGAGTGCCCCTTGGCGCCAACGTCGGCGGTACCGGCATTCCGCGGCCCGACTCCTGGGATATCGACATGCCCAATCAGTTCGAGGCCGCCGAGCGCATCGCCAAGCGCCGCGGCATCACCCGCGCCGACGTCGACGGGCTGGGGGTGCGTTCGCAGGCGCTCGCCGCCCAGGCCTGGGCCGAGGGGCGATTCGACCGAGAGATCACACCGCTCGATGCCCCGCAGGTGGACAAGGAAGGCAACCCCACCGGCGAGACCAAGACCGTCAACCGCGACCAGGGTCTGCGCGAGACCACTCTGGAATCACTGGGCAACCTGAAACCCGTTATCGCCGAAGGTATTCACACCGCAGGTACGTCCTCGCAGATTTCCGACGGCGCCGCGGCGGTGCTGCTGATGGACAGCGACAAGGCCAAGGCCCTCGGATTGCGGCCGCGGGCCCGCATCGTGTCTCAGGCCCTGGTGGGCGCTGAGCCCTACTACCACCTGGATGGCCCGGTGCAGTCGACACAGCGTGTACTGGACCGCGCCGGCATGAAGATCGGTGATATCGACGTCGTCGAGATCAACGAGGCCTTCGCTTCTGTGGTGCTGTCATGGGCTGCCGTGCACAAGCCCGACTTCGATCGCGTGAACGTCAACGGCGGTGCCATCGCCCTGGGCCACCCGGTGGGCAGCACCGGCAGCCGCCTGATCACCACGGCGCTGCACGAACTCGAGCGCACCGACAAGTCAACGGCTTTGATCACCATGTGCGCTGGTGGCGCGCTGTCCACCGGAACCATCATCGAGCGCGTCTAG
- a CDS encoding cytochrome P450 produces MVQAQHPHLPDGIDFTDPELFVHGIPERELAELRHTEPIWWNHTERGVAGFDDDGFWVVSKHKDVKEVSLRCEVFSSEQNTAIPRYLPTTPRERIDATRLIMLNMDPPRHSRLRHIISRGFTPRAISRLRDDLNARAQGIARAAAQLRHGDFVEQVACELPLQAIAGLMGTPLDEREQLFDWSNRLVGSSDGEDDSAVASAELLMYAMGVAARKTAEPGADICTDLVNADIDGQKLSDDEFGFFVMLLAVAGNETTRNSITHGMHAFTQFPEQWELYKKTRPETAADEIVRWATPVTSFQRTALEDTELGGVRIKKGQRVVMMYRSANFDEEVFENPFTFDIMRDPNPHVGFGGNGEHHCVGANLARMTINLMFNAIADHMPDLASAGEPDRLRSGWLNGVKHWEVDFCPAGYGRAS; encoded by the coding sequence GTGGTACAGGCCCAACACCCCCATCTGCCGGACGGTATCGACTTCACCGATCCCGAGCTTTTCGTGCACGGCATCCCCGAGCGTGAGCTCGCCGAGCTGCGGCATACCGAGCCGATTTGGTGGAATCACACCGAACGCGGCGTTGCCGGATTCGATGATGACGGCTTCTGGGTGGTATCCAAACATAAAGATGTCAAAGAGGTTTCGCTGCGCTGCGAGGTCTTTTCCAGCGAGCAGAACACCGCCATACCGCGCTATCTGCCCACCACGCCGCGCGAACGGATCGATGCCACGCGGTTGATCATGCTCAATATGGATCCGCCCCGGCACAGCAGGTTGCGGCACATCATCAGTCGCGGATTCACGCCGCGAGCGATCAGTCGGCTACGCGACGACCTCAATGCGCGCGCACAGGGTATCGCCAGGGCGGCGGCGCAGCTGCGGCACGGTGACTTTGTAGAACAGGTGGCCTGCGAGCTTCCGTTGCAGGCCATCGCGGGTTTGATGGGCACGCCGCTGGACGAGCGCGAGCAGCTCTTTGACTGGTCCAACAGGCTCGTCGGATCCTCTGACGGTGAGGACGATAGCGCGGTCGCGAGTGCCGAGCTGCTGATGTATGCCATGGGGGTGGCGGCCCGCAAGACCGCCGAGCCGGGTGCCGACATCTGCACCGACCTGGTAAATGCCGATATCGATGGGCAGAAGTTGTCCGACGATGAGTTCGGTTTCTTTGTCATGCTTTTGGCGGTTGCCGGCAATGAGACAACCCGCAACTCGATCACTCATGGGATGCACGCTTTCACTCAGTTCCCGGAGCAATGGGAGCTGTACAAGAAGACGCGGCCCGAGACTGCCGCCGACGAGATCGTGCGCTGGGCCACGCCGGTGACCTCGTTTCAGCGGACGGCATTGGAGGACACCGAACTCGGCGGAGTGCGGATCAAGAAGGGGCAGCGCGTGGTGATGATGTACCGCAGCGCCAACTTCGACGAAGAGGTCTTCGAGAATCCGTTTACCTTCGACATCATGCGGGATCCCAACCCGCACGTGGGTTTTGGCGGAAATGGCGAGCACCATTGTGTGGGCGCGAACCTGGCGCGCATGACCATCAACCTCATGTTCAACGCCATCGCCGATCACATGCCGGACCTCGCGTCGGCAGGGGAACCGGATAGGTTGCGGTCCGGCTGGCTCAACGGCGTCAAACATTGGGAAGTGGACTTCTGCCCGGCAGGCTACGGACGGGCAAGCTGA
- a CDS encoding nitroreductase family deazaflavin-dependent oxidoreductase, producing the protein MTAPGSSANAPAQLNSEFAGKVIKWMTTVNVWLYQRTDGRLGGKWRVGAAFPWGIPVLLLTTTGRKTGQQRLSALLYLPDGDKVVLVASQGGRASNPAWYLNLKANSEVTVQIKGDIRTMTARTATDAERAYYWPKLVELYADFDKYQSYTTRQIPVVILEP; encoded by the coding sequence ATGACCGCACCGGGATCATCCGCGAACGCACCCGCCCAACTGAATTCCGAGTTCGCCGGCAAGGTCATCAAGTGGATGACCACGGTCAATGTTTGGCTGTATCAGCGTACCGACGGCCGTCTCGGTGGAAAGTGGCGTGTCGGCGCGGCTTTCCCGTGGGGCATACCGGTATTGCTGCTCACCACGACCGGCCGCAAGACCGGGCAGCAGCGTCTCAGCGCGCTGCTCTACCTACCCGACGGCGACAAGGTGGTTTTGGTCGCGTCGCAGGGCGGGCGCGCCTCCAACCCGGCGTGGTATCTCAACCTGAAGGCGAATTCTGAAGTCACCGTTCAGATCAAGGGCGATATCCGCACCATGACGGCGCGCACCGCGACCGACGCAGAACGTGCCTACTACTGGCCCAAGCTGGTCGAGCTGTACGCGGACTTCGACAAATACCAGTCGTACACGACCCGCCAGATCCCGGTCGTCATCCTGGAGCCCTAG
- a CDS encoding cytochrome P450, protein MVHPSLPAGFDFTDPEIYAERLPVEELKELRKTAPIWWQEQPDGVGGFNDGGYWVVTKHKDVKEVSLRSDVFSSWENTAIPRFQDDITREAIELQRYVMLNMDAPHHTRLRKIISRGFTPRAIGRLRDELNERAQEIAKAAAASGTGDFVEQVSCELPLQAIAGLLGVPIEDRGKLFNWSNEMTSYDDPEYADIDPAASSMEILAYSMEMAKQKAENPGEDIVTTLINAEVEGEGKLSDDEFGFFVIMLAVAGNETSRNSITQGMMAFTQFPEQWELYKKERPETAADEIVRWATPVTSFQRTALEDTELDGVKIKKGQRVVMMYRSANFDEDVFEDPFSFNIMRNPNPHMGFGGSGAHYCIGANLARLTINLMFNAIADHMPNLAPAGDPKRLQSGWLNGIKHWQVDFTGASGCPVLQ, encoded by the coding sequence GTGGTGCACCCCAGCCTTCCCGCCGGTTTCGACTTCACCGACCCGGAAATCTACGCAGAACGGCTTCCCGTCGAGGAGCTCAAGGAGCTTCGGAAGACGGCTCCCATTTGGTGGCAGGAACAGCCCGACGGAGTCGGCGGCTTCAACGATGGCGGCTACTGGGTCGTCACCAAACACAAGGACGTCAAGGAGGTGTCGCTGCGCAGCGATGTCTTCTCTAGCTGGGAAAACACCGCTATCCCGCGTTTTCAGGACGACATCACCCGCGAGGCCATCGAGCTGCAGCGATACGTCATGCTCAACATGGACGCCCCGCACCACACGCGGCTGCGCAAGATCATTTCCCGCGGCTTCACCCCGCGTGCCATTGGTCGTCTGCGCGACGAGCTCAACGAGCGTGCGCAGGAGATCGCCAAGGCTGCCGCGGCGAGTGGCACCGGCGACTTCGTCGAGCAGGTGTCGTGTGAGTTGCCGCTGCAAGCCATTGCTGGTCTGCTTGGTGTGCCGATCGAGGACCGCGGCAAGCTCTTTAACTGGTCCAACGAAATGACCTCGTACGACGATCCGGAATACGCCGATATCGACCCGGCGGCCTCCTCGATGGAGATCCTGGCCTATTCGATGGAGATGGCCAAGCAGAAGGCCGAGAACCCGGGCGAGGACATCGTGACGACGCTGATCAACGCCGAGGTGGAAGGGGAGGGCAAGCTCTCCGACGACGAGTTCGGCTTCTTCGTGATCATGCTCGCGGTGGCAGGCAACGAGACCTCCCGCAACTCGATCACCCAGGGCATGATGGCCTTCACCCAGTTCCCGGAGCAGTGGGAGCTGTACAAGAAGGAGCGCCCAGAGACGGCGGCCGACGAGATCGTGCGCTGGGCCACGCCCGTGACGTCGTTCCAGCGGACCGCGCTGGAGGACACCGAACTCGACGGCGTGAAGATCAAGAAGGGTCAGCGCGTCGTCATGATGTATCGCTCGGCGAATTTCGACGAGGATGTGTTCGAAGATCCCTTTAGCTTCAACATCATGCGTAACCCGAACCCGCACATGGGCTTTGGCGGCAGTGGTGCGCACTACTGCATCGGTGCAAACCTGGCTCGGTTGACCATCAACCTGATGTTCAACGCCATCGCCGACCACATGCCGAACTTGGCACCGGCGGGTGACCCGAAGCGGTTGCAGTCCGGTTGGCTCAACGGCATCAAGCACTGGCAGGTCGATTTCACCGGCGCCAGTGGCTGCCCGGTTCTGCAGTAG
- a CDS encoding SDR family oxidoreductase, with amino-acid sequence MRTPYDLGLEGRVVLVTGGVRGVGAGISQVFADQGATVVTCARRPGDAPYEFHSCDVRDEESVDTLIGAIVAAHGRLDAVVNNAGGAPFALAADASHNFHRKIIELNLLSALLVSQRANAVMQKQDGGGTIVNITSVSAGRPSPGTAAYGAAKAGLESLTRSLAVEWAPKVRVNALAAGMIRTELSEMHYGDEDGIAAVGATVPLGRLANPDEIGWTAAFLASPLSSYVTGSVLTVHGGGERPAFLDAANVNSNENGEKE; translated from the coding sequence GTGCGAACCCCCTATGACCTCGGCCTTGAGGGTCGCGTCGTCCTCGTTACCGGCGGCGTCCGCGGGGTCGGTGCCGGAATCAGCCAGGTTTTCGCCGACCAGGGTGCGACGGTGGTGACTTGCGCGCGCCGGCCCGGTGACGCTCCTTACGAGTTCCACTCCTGCGATGTGCGCGACGAAGAGTCGGTGGACACGCTCATCGGCGCCATCGTCGCCGCGCATGGTCGCCTGGACGCCGTGGTGAACAACGCGGGGGGCGCACCCTTCGCGCTCGCTGCCGATGCGAGTCACAATTTCCATCGCAAGATCATCGAGTTGAACCTGCTCTCTGCCCTGCTGGTCTCTCAGCGTGCCAACGCGGTGATGCAGAAGCAGGACGGCGGCGGCACGATCGTCAACATCACCAGCGTCAGCGCGGGCCGTCCGTCGCCGGGTACCGCCGCCTACGGCGCTGCCAAGGCCGGGCTGGAGAGCCTGACCCGGAGTCTGGCCGTCGAATGGGCACCCAAGGTACGGGTGAATGCCCTCGCCGCGGGGATGATCCGTACCGAGCTCTCGGAGATGCACTACGGCGACGAAGACGGGATTGCTGCGGTGGGCGCTACCGTACCGCTCGGGCGCCTGGCCAACCCGGACGAGATCGGTTGGACCGCGGCATTCCTAGCATCACCACTGTCTTCGTATGTGACCGGTTCGGTCCTCACGGTTCACGGCGGAGGGGAGCGTCCGGCGTTCCTCGACGCGGCCAATGTCAACAGCAATGAGAACGGCGAAAAGGAATAG
- the echA20 gene encoding (7aS)-7a-methyl-1,5-dioxo-2,3,5,6,7,7a-hexahydro-1H-indene-carboxyl-CoA hydrolase — translation MGITTATVEPGIVTVTVDYPKVNAIPSRGWFELADAILAAGNDPSTHVVILRAEGRGFNAGADIKEMQATDGFTALIDTNRGCFEAFSAVYRCKVPVIAAVNGFCLGGGIGLVGNADVIVAADDAVFSVPEVDRGALGTATHLQRLVPQHVMRRMFYTAAKIDAKTLHHYGSIHEVVPRAELDEAALRVARDIAAKDTRVIRAAKEAINFIDPQDVESSYRMEQGFTFELNLAGVADEHRDAFVETGKPKGN, via the coding sequence ATGGGCATCACCACCGCGACGGTTGAACCGGGCATCGTCACCGTCACCGTCGACTATCCGAAGGTCAACGCCATCCCGTCGCGCGGATGGTTTGAGCTGGCCGACGCCATCCTGGCCGCGGGCAACGACCCGTCCACGCACGTGGTGATCCTGCGGGCCGAGGGCCGCGGGTTCAACGCCGGTGCCGACATCAAGGAGATGCAGGCGACCGACGGCTTCACCGCACTGATCGACACCAATCGGGGCTGCTTCGAGGCCTTCAGTGCGGTGTATCGCTGCAAGGTGCCCGTCATCGCCGCCGTCAACGGCTTCTGCCTCGGCGGCGGAATTGGCTTGGTGGGCAACGCCGATGTGATCGTCGCCGCCGATGACGCCGTGTTCAGCGTGCCGGAAGTCGATCGTGGCGCGCTGGGCACTGCCACCCATCTGCAACGCCTTGTCCCCCAGCATGTGATGCGCCGAATGTTCTACACGGCAGCCAAGATCGACGCAAAGACGTTGCATCACTACGGGTCCATCCACGAGGTCGTGCCACGCGCGGAACTCGACGAGGCAGCACTACGCGTTGCGCGTGATATCGCCGCCAAGGACACCCGGGTGATCCGGGCCGCCAAGGAGGCCATCAACTTCATCGATCCGCAGGACGTCGAGTCGAGTTACCGCATGGAGCAGGGCTTCACATTCGAACTCAACCTTGCCGGAGTCGCCGACGAACACCGTGATGCGTTCGTCGAGACCGGAAAGCCGAAGGGGAACTAA
- a CDS encoding acyl-CoA dehydrogenase family protein — protein MDFAFAEEQQAVSDVVEAVLADREFVGVVPEIGYDEAAWRALAANGVLSLALPERLGGDGLGLAEVSVALRVLGKHGALTPALATLGFGVVPLVELASGEQQDRYLAGVGDGAILTAALDEPGRAVPSAPAVSAVRDGSSLVLNGRKIGVLHAAEAHWILVTTDNGVVVVAPNTPGVTITRTPTASKAAEYAVTFSDVSVPAADQLSGSVQRLNELALAAIGSYADGLVSGALRLTADHVSNRVQFGKPLATFQAVSQQLADVYVVSRTLNLGVTSAVWRLCEGLDATEDLDIVSFWMAAEAQRVMQICHHLHGGLGVDITYPMNRYYSTIKDLSRLVGGSSERLDVLAAAQG, from the coding sequence ATGGATTTCGCTTTCGCGGAGGAGCAGCAGGCCGTCTCCGATGTGGTCGAAGCAGTGCTTGCCGATCGCGAGTTCGTCGGTGTGGTACCCGAGATCGGATACGACGAAGCCGCCTGGCGGGCCCTAGCCGCCAATGGCGTCCTGAGTCTGGCTCTGCCTGAACGGCTGGGCGGTGATGGTCTGGGCCTGGCTGAGGTGTCGGTAGCGCTCCGGGTGCTTGGCAAGCACGGCGCCCTCACTCCGGCGCTGGCCACGCTCGGATTTGGCGTGGTTCCGCTGGTGGAGCTGGCCTCCGGCGAGCAGCAGGATCGCTACCTTGCCGGTGTCGGCGACGGTGCGATTCTCACGGCGGCCCTCGATGAGCCGGGCCGCGCGGTGCCGTCGGCACCTGCGGTTTCCGCGGTGCGGGACGGGTCCTCGCTGGTGTTGAACGGACGCAAGATTGGCGTTCTTCATGCCGCCGAGGCACATTGGATACTTGTCACCACCGACAATGGCGTCGTTGTGGTGGCACCCAACACCCCGGGCGTGACGATCACCCGGACACCGACGGCAAGCAAGGCCGCAGAGTACGCGGTGACCTTCTCTGATGTGTCGGTGCCCGCCGCGGATCAGTTGAGCGGGTCGGTGCAGAGGCTGAACGAGCTTGCGCTCGCGGCCATCGGCTCCTACGCCGACGGGTTGGTGTCCGGTGCATTGCGTCTGACGGCCGACCACGTGTCGAATCGGGTGCAGTTCGGTAAGCCACTGGCCACCTTCCAAGCCGTGTCACAGCAGCTGGCGGATGTCTATGTGGTCTCGAGGACCTTGAATCTCGGTGTCACATCTGCTGTTTGGCGCCTATGTGAGGGGTTGGACGCCACCGAGGATCTGGACATTGTGTCCTTCTGGATGGCGGCCGAGGCGCAGCGGGTGATGCAGATCTGCCACCACTTGCATGGTGGTCTCGGTGTGGACATCACATACCCGATGAATCGTTACTACTCGACGATCAAGGATCTGAGCCGTCTGGTCGGCGGGTCCTCCGAGCGCCTAGACGTCCTTGCCGCGGCGCAGGGTTAG
- a CDS encoding SDR family oxidoreductase, translated as MPGLLDGRVVIITGAGRGIGRAHALAFAAEGARVVVNDIGVGLDGSAGISPAQEVVEEITAAGGEAVTNGDDVADWSGAKNLIDTAVNSFGRLDVLVNNAGFLRDRMLANMSEEEWDAVIRVHLKGHFAPLRHAAAYWRDEFKAGNAVDARIINTSSAAGLQGSVGQGNYAAAKAGIATLTLQAAAEMGRYGITVNAIAPAARTRMTEAVFAETMAKPEDGAFDAMAPENVSPLVVWLGSPESREVTGKVFEVEAGIIRVAEGWAHGPQVDKGARWDPSELGPVVTDLLDKARTPVPVYGSQG; from the coding sequence ATGCCAGGTTTACTCGACGGTCGGGTCGTCATCATCACGGGCGCGGGCCGTGGCATCGGCCGGGCGCACGCACTGGCGTTCGCCGCAGAAGGGGCGCGGGTCGTCGTCAACGACATCGGTGTCGGCCTGGATGGGTCGGCGGGCATCAGTCCCGCCCAGGAGGTCGTCGAGGAGATCACGGCCGCCGGTGGCGAGGCCGTCACCAATGGGGACGATGTCGCCGACTGGAGCGGGGCCAAGAACCTCATCGACACCGCCGTCAATTCCTTTGGCCGCCTGGATGTCCTGGTCAACAATGCCGGATTCCTGCGCGACCGGATGCTTGCCAATATGAGTGAGGAGGAGTGGGACGCAGTGATCCGTGTGCATCTCAAGGGTCACTTCGCTCCGTTGCGGCACGCCGCCGCATACTGGCGCGACGAGTTCAAGGCCGGTAACGCGGTGGACGCCCGCATTATCAACACCAGCTCCGCCGCCGGTCTGCAGGGCAGTGTCGGACAAGGGAATTACGCCGCCGCCAAGGCTGGTATCGCCACCCTGACGCTGCAGGCCGCCGCCGAGATGGGTCGCTACGGCATCACCGTGAACGCCATCGCGCCGGCCGCGCGCACGCGAATGACCGAGGCTGTTTTCGCCGAGACCATGGCTAAGCCGGAGGATGGCGCGTTCGACGCGATGGCTCCCGAGAACGTCTCGCCGCTGGTGGTATGGCTGGGTAGCCCGGAGTCGCGTGAGGTCACCGGCAAGGTGTTCGAGGTCGAGGCCGGCATCATTCGCGTTGCCGAGGGCTGGGCGCATGGCCCCCAGGTGGACAAGGGAGCACGCTGGGACCCAAGCGAATTGGGCCCCGTGGTCACCGACCTGCTGGACAAGGCCCGCACGCCGGTTCCGGTCTACGGCTCGCAAGGCTAA
- the ipdA gene encoding cholesterol ring-cleaving hydrolase subunit IpdA, which produces MGDKRTTLDEVVAELRSGMTIGLGGWGSRRKPMAFVRAILRSDITDLTVVTYGGPDLGLLCSAGKVKKAYYGFVSLDSPPFYDPWFAKARTTGAIESREMDEGMVKCGLEAAAARLPFLPIRAGLGSDVMNFWGDELKTVTSPYADSSGQAETLVAMPALNLDAAFVHLNLGDATGNAAYTGVDPYFDDLYCLAAERRYLSVERVVSTEELVKAVPLQSLLLNRMMVDKVVEAPGGAHFTIGAADYGRDEKFQRHYAEAAGDPETWQKFVDTYLSGSEEDYQAAVKRFKEAQA; this is translated from the coding sequence ATGGGAGACAAGCGCACCACCCTGGACGAGGTTGTCGCCGAGCTGCGCAGTGGGATGACCATCGGCCTGGGCGGCTGGGGTTCCCGCCGCAAGCCCATGGCCTTCGTGCGCGCGATTCTGCGTTCGGACATCACGGATTTGACGGTCGTCACCTATGGCGGACCGGATCTGGGTCTGCTGTGTTCGGCGGGCAAGGTCAAAAAGGCCTACTACGGCTTCGTGTCGCTGGATTCGCCGCCCTTCTACGATCCCTGGTTCGCCAAGGCCCGCACCACCGGTGCCATCGAGTCCCGCGAGATGGACGAGGGCATGGTCAAGTGCGGCCTGGAAGCCGCCGCCGCCCGACTGCCGTTCCTGCCCATTCGCGCCGGACTCGGTTCGGACGTCATGAATTTCTGGGGTGACGAACTCAAGACCGTCACCTCGCCGTACGCGGACTCATCGGGTCAGGCGGAAACCCTGGTGGCCATGCCCGCCCTGAACCTGGACGCCGCCTTCGTGCACCTGAACCTGGGCGACGCCACCGGCAATGCCGCGTACACGGGCGTCGACCCGTACTTCGACGACTTGTACTGCTTGGCCGCCGAGCGCCGCTATCTGTCGGTGGAAAGGGTCGTCTCCACCGAGGAACTGGTCAAAGCCGTCCCACTGCAATCACTTCTGCTGAACCGAATGATGGTCGACAAGGTCGTTGAGGCGCCCGGTGGCGCACACTTCACCATCGGCGCAGCCGACTACGGCCGTGACGAGAAGTTTCAGCGGCATTACGCCGAGGCTGCCGGTGACCCGGAGACCTGGCAGAAGTTCGTCGACACGTACCTATCCGGTTCCGAAGAGGACTACCAGGCAGCCGTCAAGCGTTTCAAGGAGGCTCAGGCATGA
- the fadE29 gene encoding acyl-CoA dehydrogenase FadE29, translating to MLIDLTPEQAKLQNDLRHYFSNLVTAEETREMMIDRHGSSYEAVVRRMGQDGWLGVGWPKEYGGHGFGPLEQQIFMNEVMRADVPMPLVTLQTVGPTLQKYGTEEQKKKFLPGILAGEIHFAIGYTEPEAGTDLASLRTTAVRDGDHYVVNGQKIFTTGAHQAQYIWLACRTDPSAPKHKGISILIVDTKDPGYSWTPIITNDGAHHTNATYYTDVRVPVEMLVGEENAGWKLITTQLNHERVSLGPSGRIAGMYDRVYEWASKPGPDGVAPLSHEDVRRVLGEMKAVWRLNELLNWQVASSGDDISMADAAATKILATEWIQKLGRLSEGVVGRYGDPADANTAETLEWLDAQTKRHLVITFGGGVNEVMREMVSTAGLGTPRVPR from the coding sequence ATGCTAATTGACCTCACGCCGGAACAGGCGAAGCTACAAAATGATCTGCGGCACTACTTCTCGAATCTGGTGACCGCCGAAGAGACCCGCGAGATGATGATCGACCGGCATGGTTCGTCCTATGAGGCCGTGGTGCGCCGCATGGGACAGGACGGCTGGTTGGGAGTCGGTTGGCCCAAGGAATACGGTGGTCACGGATTCGGCCCGCTGGAACAGCAGATCTTCATGAACGAGGTCATGCGTGCCGATGTGCCGATGCCACTGGTGACACTGCAGACCGTTGGTCCGACCCTGCAGAAGTACGGTACCGAGGAGCAGAAAAAGAAGTTTCTGCCGGGAATCCTCGCCGGTGAAATCCATTTCGCCATCGGGTACACCGAACCGGAGGCCGGAACCGACCTCGCATCCTTGCGCACCACGGCGGTGCGCGACGGCGATCACTACGTCGTCAATGGGCAGAAGATCTTCACCACCGGTGCGCATCAGGCGCAGTACATCTGGCTGGCCTGCCGCACCGACCCGAGCGCCCCTAAACACAAGGGCATCTCGATTCTCATCGTCGACACCAAGGATCCGGGCTATTCGTGGACCCCGATCATCACCAATGACGGCGCGCACCACACCAATGCCACCTATTACACCGATGTGCGGGTTCCGGTGGAAATGCTGGTGGGCGAGGAAAACGCGGGCTGGAAGCTCATCACGACCCAGCTGAACCATGAGCGGGTCTCGCTCGGCCCGTCCGGGCGGATCGCGGGCATGTACGACCGCGTGTACGAGTGGGCGTCCAAGCCGGGGCCGGACGGTGTGGCGCCGTTGTCGCATGAGGATGTGCGCCGGGTGCTGGGCGAGATGAAGGCCGTGTGGCGGCTCAACGAGTTGCTCAACTGGCAGGTCGCGTCATCGGGCGACGACATCAGCATGGCCGATGCCGCTGCGACGAAGATCCTTGCCACTGAATGGATTCAGAAACTCGGACGACTGAGCGAGGGTGTGGTCGGGCGCTATGGCGATCCCGCTGACGCGAATACCGCGGAGACTCTCGAATGGCTTGATGCACAGACCAAACGCCACCTGGTGATCACCTTCGGTGGCGGCGTGAACGAGGTGATGCGCGAGATGGTGTCGACGGCAGGATTGGGCACGCCGAGGGTTCCGCGATGA